The region CAGTTTGCTATCAACTCCTAGGAGAGTCGCCAGAGGACGGAGACAAATATTTTTCCGGCATCAAATTTACATGGCTAAAAGCCAAAATTAGACAATTATCAGCAACTGCCACTGAAGGTGAGTTGATGTGCGTTGCCCGAGCGTACATCATGCATATGATAGGGGCAGTACTCATGCCTGATGCAAACGACGACTGTGTGCATTTGTCGTACCTGCCCCTGCTAGCTGATTTCTCCACTGCTAGGCGGTATAGCTGGGGTTCCGCCGTTCTAGCAACGCTCTACCGGGAGCTTTGTCGGGCGACAAAGCCGCAGGTTAAAGACATCGGCGGATGCCTCATACTGCTGCAGTCGTGGGCGCTTTATCGGATGCCGTTTTTGGCACGCTTTAGTCACCAACCCTATCTGTATCCACTGCTACTCAGGTGATAAGACGCTAAATTGTCATTATTTGTAGTCATAATATATTGAGTAATGttaccaaccctaaaccctatactATTTTTTTCCGTATTTGTAGTCATAATATATTGAGTAATGTTACCAACactcttacttcggccatttgttcgtatttttttccgtattttattatttttaaaaatatcgtaattttttattttataattttatattatttcaatttattatgtttgaaatttattacatGTACACTTTTCGCATTTTTAttcgcattttattattttcgataaatatacaattcccatttttcttttcgtattttatgttttcttaaacatacttctttgtcatttttcttttaatgctattttcctaaaatttaaatttcaaattcctaagtaaatttcataaaaaaatcccTATTCAACATACAATGTACATACCATTATTTTTTCAttctaaatatatttcataaaatatatatgctaaacaaaataataaaataactgtAATGTAggtaacataaattttaaacacacaattattaaaaaaaattaaatttataaaaaaataccttttcttttcttttttttccttccttccctcttcttcttttttttctcttctcctttctttttctttccttgtttctttcttttttcttctcctttccttttcttctttctttctttctttcttttttttctcttcccctttccttttctttccttctttttctttctttcctctcctttctttctttctttccctctccttctGGTCCCCCCACCACCGACCCCCCTAATAaacattggtgccgccaatggctttggcacctttggtgccgccaatggctttggcacctttggtgccgccaatccCATTGGCGTGACCAAGGTACACCCGTCACATCGGTCAgatttttttcagtttttttttatttttttgatatattttggtaaataaaaaatatatatattttttggtaaataaaaaaaagttataacattttggtaattttttatttttgttataatattttagtaaatatcCCTTGGATTTGGCTTTGTTCCACTATACATATCTAACATCCTAAAATTAGGGGTTAAAAGAACTAAGCTAGGCTTGAGAGGCAGAGCTTTCAGTTAGGCTTATACGTTTTTCTGAGCGTTTTTAAAACATGAAGGAGTTTGGTGGTTCAATGCTTAGATGTTCAGCTTACTCTTGATTCTGTGTTGTTAAATTTctgttaaaagaagaagaaaaaagaacagAACAGTTTCCtaattttattctcatttcgtttgtttctttattttcacaatccaatttcatattttggttttgtttgcCATAATGTTTCTTTCCGTCAccattttccttgattttttatttttacctaatTGTTCCACGGTTTttataatccaaagttcta is a window of Gossypium hirsutum isolate 1008001.06 chromosome D08, Gossypium_hirsutum_v2.1, whole genome shotgun sequence DNA encoding:
- the LOC121220378 gene encoding protein MAINTENANCE OF MERISTEMS-like — translated: MVEVRVLWRPETHTFHFPCGECTVTLEDVAVQLRLPIDGSPVTGVSSFTDPGAVCYQLLGESPEDGDKYFSGIKFTWLKAKIRQLSATATEGELMCVARAYIMHMIGAVLMPDANDDCVHLSYLPLLADFSTARRYSWGSAVLATLYRELCRATKPQVKDIGGCLILLQSWALYRMPFLARFSHQPYLYPLLLR